CCCACTTATGGCAATACTTGCTGCGGGAATCTTTGCAATCATGTCTATGAATATGCCAATACCATTCGGAACCAGTGGACACATGGTTGGTGGATGCTTAGTGGCATTAGTATTCTGTGCTCCTGAAGCTGCAGTTTTAGTATTTACTATAGTATTGCTTATACAAGCATTAATTTTCGGTGACGGAGGAATCACCGCACTCGGAACCAATGTATTAAATATGGGAATAATTGGAGGATGTGTTGGATTATACACATTTAAAGGATTAAAAAATACAATCGGAAAATACCCTGCAATTGGAGTTGCTGCATGGTTAGCAACTGTAATAGCTGCAGCAGCAGCTGTTGAACTTGCAATAGCCGGAACATTCCCACTTACTTTAGGAATCTACTCAATGGTATTATACCATATGTTTATAGGAATTATCGAAGCTGTTTTAACTGTAATTGTAATAATGGCTTTAGAAAAATATAGGCCAGATTTACTTATGTGGAACAAACAAACACAAGGAGGAAAATAAATGAATCTTAGTAAAAAAGACGGATACCTAATAATTGTAGCAGTTATTATCTGTATTATAATTAGCTGTTTATCACCATTTATTGCCTCTGGAAACCCTGATGGTCTTGAAAAATCTGCAGAAGATGCAGGATTAGCTGAAGACTATGGTGTTGACGGATTAAATGAAATTTACTCATCCCCATTCCCAGACTACACTTTTGAACCATTAGGATCACTTGGTGAAATTGGAGTCCTCATATTAGGTGCTGTAATATGCCTTGCAGGAGGATTCGTTATTGGAAAAATTATAGAAAAAAGAGGTTAAATTTATAACTTCTTTTTTTCATATTTTTATACTAGATTTTAGAAATTTTTTGGAGATTAATAATTGGCAGACATTACTCAAACACTTAAGTTAGATGATATTGCATCAGGAGATAGCATAATTCATAACTTAAATGGTCCTGTAAAACTAATTTCAGCAATTATAATCATTGTTTTTACTGTTTTTTCACAGCAGATTATTGTTCCAATAATAATGGAAATATTTTTACTGCTTATCTTATATTTATCAAAAGTATCTATAAAAGATGCATTTAAAAGAATAGCATTATTACTGCCTTTTGGTGGAGCCATCATAATATTTCAACCATTTATCCATCCTGGAAATGTACTTTGGGCATATTCATGGATACAAATAACTGATACCGGGTTAAACTGGGCGATTTTATTATTCGGAAGAGTGATTACATCACTTACAGCCATCGTACTTTTATCTTCTACAAGTCCGATGCAGGAAATTGTGGCATCATTTAGAAAATTAAAAATGCCAAAAGAGTTAGCTATGATTTTAAGTATTACAGTGCGATTTTTATTTGTATTTATTGATGAATTAACAACTATCAGAAATGCTCAAAAATCCAGAAACTTTAATATACATTCAAAGTTAGTTCCTTACAGATGGATAGTAAAACAAGTTGGCTATACAATAGCTATGATGTTTTTAAAATCTTATGAACAGGGAGAAAGAGTTCATAAAAGTATGGTTAGCCGTGGCTTTTCAGATACTTCCCAGTTATTTAATGAAAAAACACAGCTTGAAAAATCAGATTACATTTATTTAATTTCCATAATAACCCTTATGATTGTTATTGAAGTTATATTATACAAGTACACAAATCAGTTAGGTTATTTAGGAATGAAACTTACAATTAATTAAAATTAGGAAAATAACATGACAAATATACAATTATCAACTGAAAACTTAAGTTTTACATACCCTGACGGTACACGGGCTTTAAAAAATATCAATATCGAAATTGAAAAAGGAGAAAAAGTAGCTATTATCGGACCTAACGGTGCAGGCAAATCAACACTTTTCTCACATTTCAACGGTTTAACAGAACCTACCTCAGGATGTGTTAAAATAGAAGGCAAACCTATCTCTTTTGAGAAAGATGAACTACTTAAAGTCAGACAAAAAGTTGGAATTGTATTTCAAGATCCGAATGACCAGTTATTTGCACCAACCGTAAAAGAAGATATAGCTTTCGGACCTATGAATTTGGGTTTAAGCTACGATGAAGTGGAAAAACGTGTTGAAGATGCACTGAAAATGGTTGGTATGGAAAATTATGAAGATAAAACCCCACACCATTTAAGTGGAGGGCAGCAAAAAAGAATAGCTATTGCCGGAATAATAGCTATGAAACCTGAACTGATGATTCTGGACGAACCGACAGCCGGACTTGACCCTGACGGTGTTGAAAAAGTGCTGAATATTATGAATCAGCTTAATGAAGAAGGGATGACATTAATAATTTCATCACACGACATAGACATGATCAGCAAGTATGCAGACAAAATATTCGTTCTTTATAATGGTGAGATAATAGAATCAGGAAATAAAAACAAGATATTTTCAGATATGGAATTATTAAAAAAAGCTCATTTAAGAACACCGATAACAACAGAAATACTGTATAATTTAAAAGAATCAGGTTTGAATGTCAATACAGAAAAAATAAGTGTTAAAGACACATGTGCAGAAATTATAAAAGCTAAACAAATTAATGAGTAGCTTTTTTTCTATTTTTAATTTTATCTTTAAGTTTTATAATAAAATCAAATTCTTGATCAAGTTCTGGTGAGTTACCAAATCCACAATTAGGGCAATGAACAGAATGACATCCATGTTTTCCGCAGCCGGAGCAACCTCTGTTTGGAATCTCATTTTCGTCAAATTCATATCCACACATTCTACATTTCATAAAAATCATCCAGAAAAAATAAATAATTAAAGGATTTATTCTACAATAATGTTTTTAGCTTCTTCTTTACGAAGACAAACATCATACCCTTTAATTTTGAATTCAATAGGATCGCCTAAAGGTGCAACTTTTTGAATTTTGATTTTTGAACCTCTAACGAATCCCATACCTAATAAATGTCTTTTTAAATCAGTGTTTCCACCATCATTATATTTTACAATAGTTACTTCGTCACCAGCGTTCACATCCAATAAAGATTTTACCATTTTATCAACTCCACAATATATCTATAAAAATTTAGGCTTACCTAAAATAAAGTTTTTAGTTATACCTAATTAAAATCTAATTTAATATTTAGAAGAAATAGTATATAAATATTTAGGTAATCCAAAAAATAATAATATAAAAAAATTATTTGGAAGGAGATTTTCCTTCCACTTTTTTATTTTTAGGGATCTTAATGCCCCTAATACCACTTTTACTACGCAAAATCATCACCTAAGCAAAACCCAGTAACGAACCGCCTTGATATATTATAAGAGCTACAATATAACCGGTTGCTAATGTGATAACAGACATAGTTAACGGCCATTTCCAACTGTTGGTTTCCTGTTTGATTGTACCGATAGCTGCGAAACAAGGAACATACAGCAGCACAAATGCCATAAATGCATATGCTGAAAGTGGAGTGAATAAATCATGAACAGCAGCTTCAATACCCGAACCCTCTTCTTCTACACCGAACAGTGAACTGAATGTAGATACAACAACCTCCTTAGCAACTAAACCAAATAATATTGCTACTGCAGGTTGCCATTCTCCGAAACCGAGAGGAGCGAAAATTGGTGCTATTGCAGTACCTATTTGACCAATTGCACTTTCCTGAGATCCGTATTCAACACCAAATGGCACACTACTTAAAACCCATACAATGATAGATGCTACAAGAATAATAGTTCCTGCTTTTCTAAGGAATCCTTTAGTTTTATCCCAAGTATGTAATAATACACCTTTTAATGATGGAACTTTATATGTCGGAAGCTCCATAACAAATGGGGAAGACATTCCTTTAAACATAGTTCTTTTAAGAATAGCTGCAACAACAAGTGCAACAACAATTCCTAACAAATAAATTGAAAATAATACTTCGCCCTGATTTGCAGCGAAAAATGCTGAAATCAACAATGCATATACAGGCAATCTTGCAGTACATGACATAAACGGAACAAGCATCATTGAAAGCAAACGGTCAGATTCGTTTTCCATTGTTCTGGTAGCCATAATAGCAGGCACACCACAACCGAATCCCAAAATCATTGGAATAAATGATTTACCATGAAGACCAACTAACTTATGCATAACTTTATCCATAACAAAAGCAGCTCTAGCCAAGTAACCGCTGTCTTCCAGGATACTTATGAATAAAAACATGATTATAATAATCGGTAAAAAGGTCAATACTCCACCTACTCCTCCAATAATACCGTCAACAATAAAAGATGAAAGTACTGAATCACCTAACAGACCACCAATAGCTTCACCTAACAAACCAAAACCTTCATCAATCAGATCCTGGAAAGGTGCTCCAATTGTAAAGGTAAGCTGGAACATAATATACATGATAACTAAAAATATAGGAATTCCTAAAATTCTGTTAGTCAAATATTTATCAATTTTATCAGATACTGTTGGTTTTTCCACAGCAGGTTTACTTACTGCTTCATTCATAAGTCCATCAATAAATGCATACCTTGCATTAGCTATTACTTCTTCTGCACCTTCATTATAAATATCTGCTAAATGTGCAGCTACTTTATCAGTTTCCCTTAATATTTGAGAAGAATATTTGGATTTTTGAACTTTTTCTATTACAATAGCATCCTTTTCCAATAATTTTATTGCTGTCCACATTGCTGGAACATCAGTTAAATTAACGTCCTTTTCAATTAATGCCTGAAGATCCCCCAAATGTTCTCTTAATTCAGGACCGTAAACCAATTTTTGAGTAGTATCAATATGTTTATTAGCTACTTTTTTAACTGTAGATAATAATTCATCAAACCCGTCCTTATTTTTAGCATTAATTTCAACAACCGGAAAACCTAATAATTCAGCCATTAATTTAATATCAATAATATGTTCTTTTTTCTTTGCAAAATCATTCATATTAAGAGCCATTACTAAGTTTGCACCTAATTCCATCATTTGAACAGTCAGATACAAATTACGTTCTAAATTAGCAGCATCTACTACATTAACAATCACATCAGAATCATCATCTACAATGAAATCTCTTGAAACGATTTCTTCAATAGAATGAGCACTTAATGCATAATTACCAGGCAAATCAACAACATCAAAGCGAGTATCATCATGATCAAAATGGCCTTCTGCTCTTTCAACAGTTTTACCTGGCCAATTACCTACATGCTGATGCATACCTGTTAATTGATTGAATACTGTAGTTTTACCCACATTAGGGTTTCCTGCTAATCCTACAATACATTCTTTCATTAACCATTCTCCTATTTTCTTTAGAAAGAATTTTTATTTATATTAATTAAATAAAAATTTGAATTTAGGCGTGCCTAAATTAAAGTTTAAAAATTTATGATAATTTTCAAATATCTTCTGCTTAAAAATAAGGCTTGCCTAAACCTACACTTAACTTTGTTTTAATGCTATTTAAATGTTTAGGTAAACCAAAAATATCGAATAATTTATATAGCCCATTATAACAATAGTAATATTAATTATTAAAAGTGACTAAAAAATTTAGGTATGCCTAAAAAAATAGAAAGCTTTATATACTACAACAACTAACTTAATACATAGTGGTGTAAAGTTAGGCTCACCTAAATTTATAGGATCCTAAAATTACAACTACTCAAAACACATTATTAGTCAAATAATAAACTCCAAAATTTATTATATTAAATTGGTTTTCACAATTTTCTGATTTAATATAAAGATCAAAAACATGGAAAAACTCTGCCAAGTTTCCATGTAAAAACACGAGGTGTTTAAAATCAATGGACATCAATTTAAACACCGAATTATCTCTTTTTAAAAAAAATTATTTTTTATATAATAAATTTAGGCATACCTAAAAAAATGAAAACATTTATATACTATCATGAACTACAGTATAACTGGTGATGAAAAATTAGGCTCACCTAAATTTATTGGAAGTCTAATTTAAAATTACCTATATCAGTCAAATAATAAATATGGTCTCCAAATAGATATTAAATTAAATATAAACTACTCCCTAATTTAATATTCTACCTCCATATTATTTTCCTCAAAAATAGGTGTTTAAAACGGACCAAACATCAATTTAAACACCAATTATCTCTTTTTAAAAAAATAATTTATTGTTGTATATAAATTTTAGGTTGACCTAAAAAAATAAAAACAGTTATATACTACTTCGAACTACAGTATAACTGGTGATGAAAATTAGGTATACCTAAAAAATATCTAATTTGAAATTACTAATGTGTTGTTGGTTTAAAACCATATTACTACACTCCGATTGTTATTAAATTAGTTTATACTCTCTTTCTCTAATTTAATAAAAAGCATATAACTACTCTCACGAAATTAAATATGTATTATCATATTTAATTTCACCTATCAAATAAAATATTTATTTTTAAGATTAAATCGAATAATCAAAACTAGGAGATGATCTCATGGGTGTAAGACCAAGCTGTTGTGAAACACCAAAAGAGGAAACAAGCAAAGTAAAAAAGAATATTAAAAAAGTATTTAATTTCTTCTTCGGATGCTGCAAAAATAAAAAATAAACAATTATAAAAATTATTTAACCTGTTATAAACCTTTTTTTAAAATATTTTAAAAACTAAACAAAATTAATATTTAGCTTAATTATTCTGAAAAAATCAATAAAATAAAACCTTTTTTTTGAAAAAAATATAAACAAATGACCATACTTAAATTAGAATAAACATTTAAGTATAATGAAAAGAATAAATAAATTACAATATTAATAAACATCAAGGTAGGCGCAATATGAGAAGAAGAAAAAAACTGATTATCGCCATTTTACTTGTTATTTTAATTGGATTAATCGCAGTAATTGCAGGTGAATTATTCTTACCTCACGATAATGAATTAGCTCAAGGCTCAAAGAACATACTTGTATGTGCAATTGATGAAAGTGAACCTAGACCTGGAATGGGTGCCTGTGATATGGCATTTATCGTGTCATTACAAGATGGTGAACTTGTCAATTATACTGAAATATATCCTCACGGAATGACTCACCCTAATGCTTCGGAGCCCCAAGAAGCTCAAGAACAAGGAGCAGGCGAAAAATTGTTACTTCACGATTCATTCTGGGACAATGATACTAAAAAATCCATGCAGCTAGCAAAAGAAATTGTAGAATACAATACTAGTGAAAATATTGATGCTGTTGTAGCTGTTAACAGTGAAGCATTAGATGCAATATTGAAAAGTGCTGGAACATTAGATGTCAACGGTACTCAAATGAATGCAAGCGGTATTGACATAATAAGAGAAGAACAATATACTGGTGGCCAAACTAGAGGAGCTGCAGTAATGGACATTGTAAAAGCTGCAGGTCATGCTGCAAGCGACCCTCTTAAAAAAGCAGAAATGGTTAATGCTGCTTTAGACCAATATTCCAAAGGAAATATCGTAATGGATCCCCCAGGAGCATTTGTAGGTTTACTTGCTTCCAAAGGAATCAATAATTTAATATAATGGGAATTACATTCCCAACATCTTATTTTTTAAAATTTAAACTGCATTTAAGTACAAAATATTAATTTTTATAAGAAAAATTTATATATAATGTAAACTAATTTTTACATATGTAATGTATATATTACATATTTTATTTTTTAAAATCCAAAAAATTTTAAATCATAATTACAGCAGACACCACTTCTTACTTGCTACATGTGTAAAATATATATTACATTTACAAGTTATAAAATATCCAATAACAATGAGCCATTTGCTATTATAACGAGGTAACACTATGACAGAATACATTATAGAAACAAAAGACTTAACAAAACGCTTTGGAAAAGATGTTGCTGTTAATTCAGTTAATATGAAAATTGAAAGAGGACAAATCTATGGACTGCTGGGCAGAAATGGTGCTGGAAAAACTACCACAATGTGCATGCTTCTAAATTTATCAAAACCAAGCTCCGGCGAAATTAACCTTTTTGGAGAAGATTACCGAAAACATCCAAAAGAAAACTACTCCAAGATAGGATCAATAATCGAAACCCCCGGATTTTATGAAAACCTCAATGCTGTTGAAAATTTAAAAATAATAGCTAAATTAAGAGGCAATTACAATAGAAAAACAATTGATGAAGTATTAAATCTTGTCTGTTTATATGATGCAAAGTATAAAAAATTTAAAGATTTTTCTTTAGGTATGAAACAGAGATTAGGAATAGCTGCAGCTATAATGCACAGCCCAGAATTGTTGATTTTAGATGAACCTATAAACGGATTGGATCCAGTTGGAATTAAAGAAATAAGAGCACTTCTAAAAACATTGGCCCACGACTACGGAACAACAATCCTTATTTCCAGCCATATTCTAAGTGAAATCGAACATATTGCTGATGTCATTGGTGTTATGGATCATGGAAATCTCATCGAAGAACTCTCCAAAGAGGAACTGGAAAACAGATTAAATAAACATGCTGATTTTAAAGTCTCAGATATTCAACTAGCTTCAAAAATTCTTAAACAGTCAGGATTTAGGGAAAATATTGATTTTATAGTTAAAAAAACTCCTGAAAATAACACATCAATCCGATTATTTAACCATTTGGATTTAAGAGATGAAATTAATGAAAAATTTGTCAAATCTGGAATCAAAGTATCAGAATTAATGTTATGTGAAGAAAACTTAGAAGAATTCTTTACAAGACTTATAGGTAATGATGTACGTTTTTCATAGGTGATTATTATGATTGCATTTATTCAAAGTGAATTTATAAAACTTAAACATTCAAAAATATTTTTATTAACTGTACTTGGAGCACTTACACTTCCATTCCTACTTTATTTAAGTTTAATTAGTGGAAATGCTGACGGATTTGAAAGTATGCTTTTGGCATGCAATCAGTTTACCGGCTCCATGTTCAATATTGTTCTTTTTGCAATTGTAGTTTCGTACATATTTGGAAGAGAATACACAGAACATAGCTTAAAAACAATGATGACAATTCCATTATCTCGTGGAAAATTCATTTTAGGAAAATATTTGATGTTTTTCATATGGACAATGATTTTAGTGGCCATTACATTTTTATCAACCTGTTTCTTCGGATATCTGGGCGGAGCCAGCAATATAACATTGGCAGGAGCTATTGAATGCTGTAAAGAAATGTTTATTACAAATATATTGTTATTTTTAAGTTTTTCACCATTTGTATTTTTATCACTGCTTGTGCCGAATATGGTAGCTGCAATGGTTACCGGAGCTGCATTCAGTATTGGAAATCTCATGATTTCTTCAACCAAGTATGCTCCATATTTTCCGTGGAGCAGTTCATATCTAATCGGAGCAAATGAAATAGCCAACTATTCCTGCAATACAGCAACTTCACTAGCTATAATACTAGCTACATTTGCAATCGGACTTACAATTTCATACATCTACTTTACAAAAAAGGATGTTTGCCTATAAACATCCTTTTGGAGGATTTTTACAATGTTAACCTTTATTAAAACGGAATTTCTAAAACTGAAACATTCAAAAATATTTTTATTAACCGTTCTTGGAGCACTTAGCATACCTTCTTTATTGTATATTGGCCTGCTTACAGGAGAACATGCAACATTTCAAGGAATACTTGATTACTGTGCCACTTATGCCTGCTCATTGTTTTACATAATCATATTTACAATTATTATAGCTTATCTTTTTGGCAGAGAATACACAGAACATACTTTAAAAACCATATTAACTACCCCATTATCTAAAACAAAACTATTAATTGGAAAATATCTGATGTTTTTCATATGGGCATTCATAATTACTACAATTACATTTACAGGTACGGTAATTGCCGCATATCTTGGAGGTATTTCAGACATTACATTAAGTGTTGGATTAAATAGCTATAAAGAAATGTTAATTTCAGAGATTTTACTTTGTTTAAGCTTTTCTCCATTTGTAGTTCTTTCATTAGTTATGCCGAATATGGTTTTTTCAATGGTTGCAGGTGCAATATTTAGTATTATAAATTTGTTTGTTTATACAAGTAAATATGCTCCCTACATTCCATGGTGCAGCCCGTATCTAATAAGTTCAAATGAAATAACCAACTATTCCTGCAATACAGCAACTTCACTAGCTATACTACTGGCCACATTTGCAATTGGACTGACAATTTCATACATCTACTTTACAAAAAAGGATGTTTGCCTATAAACATCCCTTTAAATTTTTGGCTCCATTCTTTTAATGAACAAAGCCATGAAAACCACAATCAATGGAAAAAAGAACATATACATTATAAATACCATTTCCTCAGATACAATATCTCCCACAACTGTTGATGCTGCCATTAACATGATTAAAATTATAACAGGAGCTAAAATAGCTATAAATGTATAAATTAAGATAAATCCATTTAATTTTTGAGAATATTCTTTTAGTTTAATCTGCATATCAAATGAAATATCTTCAGCAATAACATTTAAGCTATTGGCCAGGTTTCCACCAACCCTTAAAGTTCCTACAATCTGATGAACTGCCCTTGACAAACCTTCTGACGATACTCTTAGTGACATTTCCATCAGTGCATCTTCACTTGATTTACCGTATTTAATCTCTTTTAAAACTCTTTTAAACTCACCGGAAAGAGACCCATAATTTGCAATAGATACTGTAAGCAGCGTGTCATGCAACCCTTTTCCTGCTTTCAGTTCAGTTGCCATATGCCTCAAAGCATAAGGCAACTCAAAATTTAAGTCATCATACTGATGTTTCTGGCTGATTTTTGGAAAATACAGCATAAAAATATAAATCATAACTATTGAAGTTAAATAAATTCCAGCGATTTCAAAACCTGCAATTGCAAACAGAACCAAAAACATTAAAATCTCAGTAGCTATTGTTTTTTTACCTAAAAAATATTTTAAAAAGATTTTCCGCAGCTTATTGAATAATTTATTTTGAATGTCCTTCTGTTTTTTAACTTCACTGAAATTCAATTTGGTAAATAATTTTGGATTAATCTCTTTTTTTGTTTTATTCCTTTTGGGAAGTTTAAGATTTTTAAAATTGAAATTCTTAAAAAAATCAAAAATATTTAAAAACACATCCGCTACCTTTATAAAGAAATTACCAAACATACTACCACTATCCAGCCAATAAAATTCTGTTTAACACCTTTTGAGAATCCAAATAATACATCTCCAAAACAGTGCTGACATCCTTGATTGATCTGATATTCCAATCAACCATATGCTGCAGAACAATTTCACGGTTCTTGATTTCATCATAAAGACTGTTTAAAGAATTTCCACTAACATTAGCTATTTCAGTTAATGTTTTACTGGTAATTCCCACATTTTTAATAGTGTCACTTTGGGGGTCCCATTCAAATATCTTATTTAATTGAATTACTCCCTCTTCGATTCCGGATACTTCCGCCACTTCACTTATTCTTCTGAATGACACTCCATCAGACCTATAAATTCTGTTTTGCATTATTATAAAATCAATAGCTGAAATCATAATATTCGGAACAGACATCGGAGCATTAGTTAATCGAGTGATCGTTTCTCTTGCATCATTTGAATGAAGTGTCCCAAATCCAGAATGTCCAGTATTTAGTGCTGTAAACAGTGTAATGGCTTCACTTCCCCTAACTTCACCGACAATTATCCTGTCCGGCCTTTGTCTTAATGAGTTTTTAACCAAGTCATTCATTGTTAATTCACCTCTGTTTTCAACATTTGGCGGTCTTGTTTCCATTCTAATAACATGTTCATGAGGTATTTGAAGTTCTAAGGTATCTTCAATTGTAATTATCCTTTCTTTTGGATTTATAAATGAAGATAATGCATTTAATGTTGTGGTTTTTCCGGAACTGGTTCCTCCAGATATTATTGCATTAGCTGATTTTACTCCCAAACCGTCAAAACACAGCCAGAAAAATGCTGCAAGTTCAACTGAAATTGTTTTTGAGTTTATCAAATCAATTATGGTTAATGGATCTCTTTTAAATTTACGTATAGTCATTGACGGACCGTCTGCTGAAATTGGAGGAATTGTTGCATTAACTCTTGAACCGTCCGGCAGCCTACCATCCAAAATTGGTGATTCCTGATCAATTCTGCGATTTATCTGTCTGGCTATTGAATCAATCAGATTCATCACTTCACCAGCATCTTTAAACAGAATATTCGTTTTCATCATACCGTATTCCCTATGATAAACAAAAACCGGTTTATCTATACCAATTACCATGATTTCTTCCAAATTATCATCACGAATTAATGGGTCAATTTCCCCATAACCTACAAGATCCTGAAACAGTTTTCTTGCTAAGTTGTCCAAATATTCATTTGAAATGGTATTATTTTGAGAGTTGTTTGCTAACTTTGCAAATAAAAAGTTCTTAATATCATTTAATAACTTATCTTCATTTACCTGAAGAGATTCATCAGATGATATAGCTAAATCCACTAAATTTTCACGAAGTTCACTTAAAAGAAGTTTTTCCTCAGAAGAGTATTTTTGTTTAAAAACATTATATTGAGGTACAACATCAAAATTGCTTCCAATACTGTCAAATTGTTTTTTAATTACATTATTGTTCATATTTACAACCTAAAACTATTTTAAATCTATTTTAGACATTAGTAATACTAATTAATAAAGTTTTTATTACTTTCCAAATAATAATTACATATTAAAATCAATATACAGAAATATGACACAAAACTGCTCCTGTGGAAAAAATTGTATTACAACAAAAGAAAATATGGCCGGCAAAATAGCTGAACTGAACCCCTGTGAAAACTGTGAAGATGTTGCAATAAAAAAATTCAGTCCGTTAAATGAATTGATTGACTTTAATGAGCTTGACTCAGATTATAAAAAATGCAAATGTGGGAAACGACCTATCGACATTGTAATGAGCCATGTCTTAAAGATAATGATTGAAGAGGAAATAATTCCTCAAAATGCAACATTAAGAAGACACAGCCCTGTTCCCCTTCCATGTTTTTATTATTCTACACAAATGGCACAGTTTATTGGTAAAGATTCATTAGTGTTAATCCATCCTGATTTCAACAAAAAGGTTGCCAAAAGACTGACTGATGAAGTAGATGAAGTCAAAGGAGTTTTAAAAGGAAATCCTCAGGAAGTCAATGGTATGATTGACAAAGATTCCCATATAAAAAACTTTGAATTGCTGTCAGGCTGCTGCAACCGTTCAGACGTTATGAGAACACTTATCAAAAATAATGATGAAATGGAAAAAATAATCATAAACAAAGACCAGCACAAATACCATATTGAAGTAGCTCCAACAACAGAAGAAAAACTTATTAAACTTCACAATTACTTGGAAAACAGCAATATCAAAAAAGGAACAGCTATTGATGGAATGTGCGGTAACGGATCAATTGGAATCTATTTGCTCAAATACGGATTTGAAAAAGTAATATTCAATGATGTTTACAGCGAAGCTATTGAAAATCTGAAATTTAACCTTGAAGTTAATGAAATACTCGGAAATTATGA
This genomic stretch from Methanobrevibacter smithii ATCC 35061 harbors:
- a CDS encoding ABC transporter ATP-binding protein, producing MTEYIIETKDLTKRFGKDVAVNSVNMKIERGQIYGLLGRNGAGKTTTMCMLLNLSKPSSGEINLFGEDYRKHPKENYSKIGSIIETPGFYENLNAVENLKIIAKLRGNYNRKTIDEVLNLVCLYDAKYKKFKDFSLGMKQRLGIAAAIMHSPELLILDEPINGLDPVGIKEIRALLKTLAHDYGTTILISSHILSEIEHIADVIGVMDHGNLIEELSKEELENRLNKHADFKVSDIQLASKILKQSGFRENIDFIVKKTPENNTSIRLFNHLDLRDEINEKFVKSGIKVSELMLCEENLEEFFTRLIGNDVRFS
- a CDS encoding ABC transporter permease, with protein sequence MIAFIQSEFIKLKHSKIFLLTVLGALTLPFLLYLSLISGNADGFESMLLACNQFTGSMFNIVLFAIVVSYIFGREYTEHSLKTMMTIPLSRGKFILGKYLMFFIWTMILVAITFLSTCFFGYLGGASNITLAGAIECCKEMFITNILLFLSFSPFVFLSLLVPNMVAAMVTGAAFSIGNLMISSTKYAPYFPWSSSYLIGANEIANYSCNTATSLAIILATFAIGLTISYIYFTKKDVCL
- a CDS encoding ABC transporter permease, with the protein product MLTFIKTEFLKLKHSKIFLLTVLGALSIPSLLYIGLLTGEHATFQGILDYCATYACSLFYIIIFTIIIAYLFGREYTEHTLKTILTTPLSKTKLLIGKYLMFFIWAFIITTITFTGTVIAAYLGGISDITLSVGLNSYKEMLISEILLCLSFSPFVVLSLVMPNMVFSMVAGAIFSIINLFVYTSKYAPYIPWCSPYLISSNEITNYSCNTATSLAILLATFAIGLTISYIYFTKKDVCL
- a CDS encoding type II secretion system F family protein; the protein is MFGNFFIKVADVFLNIFDFFKNFNFKNLKLPKRNKTKKEINPKLFTKLNFSEVKKQKDIQNKLFNKLRKIFLKYFLGKKTIATEILMFLVLFAIAGFEIAGIYLTSIVMIYIFMLYFPKISQKHQYDDLNFELPYALRHMATELKAGKGLHDTLLTVSIANYGSLSGEFKRVLKEIKYGKSSEDALMEMSLRVSSEGLSRAVHQIVGTLRVGGNLANSLNVIAEDISFDMQIKLKEYSQKLNGFILIYTFIAILAPVIILIMLMAASTVVGDIVSEEMVFIMYMFFFPLIVVFMALFIKRMEPKI
- a CDS encoding CpaF family protein — translated: MNNNVIKKQFDSIGSNFDVVPQYNVFKQKYSSEEKLLLSELRENLVDLAISSDESLQVNEDKLLNDIKNFLFAKLANNSQNNTISNEYLDNLARKLFQDLVGYGEIDPLIRDDNLEEIMVIGIDKPVFVYHREYGMMKTNILFKDAGEVMNLIDSIARQINRRIDQESPILDGRLPDGSRVNATIPPISADGPSMTIRKFKRDPLTIIDLINSKTISVELAAFFWLCFDGLGVKSANAIISGGTSSGKTTTLNALSSFINPKERIITIEDTLELQIPHEHVIRMETRPPNVENRGELTMNDLVKNSLRQRPDRIIVGEVRGSEAITLFTALNTGHSGFGTLHSNDARETITRLTNAPMSVPNIMISAIDFIIMQNRIYRSDGVSFRRISEVAEVSGIEEGVIQLNKIFEWDPQSDTIKNVGITSKTLTEIANVSGNSLNSLYDEIKNREIVLQHMVDWNIRSIKDVSTVLEMYYLDSQKVLNRILLAG
- a CDS encoding SAM-dependent methyltransferase; this encodes MTQNCSCGKNCITTKENMAGKIAELNPCENCEDVAIKKFSPLNELIDFNELDSDYKKCKCGKRPIDIVMSHVLKIMIEEEIIPQNATLRRHSPVPLPCFYYSTQMAQFIGKDSLVLIHPDFNKKVAKRLTDEVDEVKGVLKGNPQEVNGMIDKDSHIKNFELLSGCCNRSDVMRTLIKNNDEMEKIIINKDQHKYHIEVAPTTEEKLIKLHNYLENSNIKKGTAIDGMCGNGSIGIYLLKYGFEKVIFNDVYSEAIENLKFNLEVNEILGNYEIYNKAFEDLEIEKCDLCVIDSYPQADIEKIIKKAEKIADNVLII